ACAGCGAACGCCAAATGCGCGGGCGACTTCGTGAGCAATCAAAATTCCCCCAATCGCTGGCGCGGCGACGAAGTCAGGTGGATCCGTCAAATGTTTTTTGAGTTCATCAGCCAAATCCTGGCCAATCTGAGTTGCGATATTGGGAAACTGCAGCAGGCGGGCACATTGCACATAATTTCCGCTATGCAGCCCAGAACTCAGTCGGAAATGACCGCTCAAGAGGGCACCAGTTTCAGTTAAAAGGTGTTCAAAATCGTGTGTTTCCATGATTTGATGTGGTCCTTACAGCAAAATTTGTGAAAACTGGCCGGAGGCCAGAGATGAGGAAAGCTTGAAGGTATGATCGCACCAGTTGGATTGGTCCAACGTCTTCGTTTGAAATTAGAAACAGCGCCGCATCCGGTTCCGCTTGAAACACTGGGCCGCGAACTCTTTTTCACGGCTAATGGTTCAGTTCAAATGGTTTGCCGATTGCTTGAACCGCTGCTCAAGGAAATTCCCGAAGCTGAGGTGTTGCCCAATGGGTGTGTGGCCTGGCTCCCGCGCAAGGCTCAGCCGATTTCATTGCGGGAAACCACCTATGCTGTGGTGGATGTCGAAACCACCGGAAGCAGCACCCGCTACGCCCGCGTCACCGAAATTGCGATCTATCGGATCGAGCGAGGCGCTATTGTCAGTGAGTTTTCCACCCTCGTCAATCCGCAAATGTTCATCCCGGAGCTGATTACCAGCCTGACTGGAATCACCAATGCCATGGTGGCCGAAGCTCCCCAGTTTGCTGAAATCATCGAACCAGTCTCCGCGCAACTCCAGGACAGCGTGATTGTCGGCCATAACGTCAACTTTGATTATTCATTCCTGAACCTGGAGTTAGCCCTGGCAGATACTCAGGTCAGATTAACCAATCCATCACTGTGCACGGTCAAACTGGCTCGGACACTGGTGCCGGGTTTGGAAAATTACCGGCTGCACACGGTGGCTGCCCACTACGGTATCGAAATTAAAGATCGTCACCGGGCTGGAGGCGATGCCTTTGCGACGGCCCGGCTTTTTCTGGAATTGATTGATTTGCTTGACGAAGCCGGAGTCCAAACCGTGTTTGACGCGCAACGGCTCAAGCGCCATAAGCGCCGGTCATATGCCTCAAGCGCACACCGCATGGGCTCAATGGTGAATTGAACCAACTGGTACCTGGCAATGAACTCCTCAAAACCCTGAACTCGAATAAAGATCAGCCATTGGATGGACGCTTATGACTGAATCAAAGAACGATACCCTGGATGCATTATGGGGGCACGGGGAAGATTCACCCGAACGTCGCCAGGCTTTTCAATACTTTGAAAAGGCATACCGTTTCCAGATGGAAGGGAAGCTGGACGAAGCGATTGAATGTTATGAAAAATCAATCGCCCGCTACCCAACCGCCGAAGCCCACACTTTTCTGGGGTGGACCTATAGTTTTAAAGGCGACCTTGACCGCGCGATTGCCGAATGCTTAAACGCGATTGAAGTTGACCCGGATTTTGGGAATCCCTATAACGACATCGGCGCCTATCTGATTGAAAAGGAAGATCCTTATTCGGCCATTCCGTGGTTGAAAAAAGCCATGGTGGCTAAACGATATGAATGCTATTACTACCCACATTATAATCTTGGGCGAGTGCGGGAAATGCAGCGACGATGGCTGGATGCCCTTCACGAATATGATGCCGCGCTCGATTATTACCCCGACTATGAATCAGCGATTAAGGCCATTCGTCGGGTGCAGGGAAAAGTCAATTGAATGAAGAACCCCTTTAGTGGCTAGTGGTTAGTGGTTAGTGGTTAGAAATCAATACTTTTCGAAAAAGAACCAGCCATCGGGTTCCGGGTTCCGGGTTCCGGGTTCCGGGTTCCGGGTTTTCGAAACCAGGAACTAACCACGAACCACGAACCACTAAGGGACTGTAAAAATACAACTTCCCGTTTTTATCGAAAGTCACCCGGAGAGATCGAATTTCAGAACACGGAAAACACGAAAAACACGAAAAAGAAATCCAAAGACTTCAATGGGGTCTGAGCTTTTGTCAGGGAAAGTGCCATCGAACTCAAAAGAAAATGGATTCGACCCAAATGAAAATCGGGAAGTTGTTTTTTAATGCTCCCTAACCACGAACCACGAACCACGAACCACTAACCAGATTCTTCATGGTTTCATTTTTTTCCTGGCTGGATTTGATTGCCCTGCCGATTGTGGTGCAGGGTTTTTTTTCGTTGCGGGATGGAATTCGCTTCCTGGAATTGTGTCGGCTGGCCCAACTGCAGCGGGGCAAAATGACTGAGGCGGAATTACCTCGGGTTGCGGTGTTTCTCCCGTGCAAGGGGGTTGACGAAGGATTGGAGCGAACGCTTTCCGTACTGGCCGAGTTAGATTATCCACGCTATGAACTCATTCTAATGGTTGAGGAACCAACCGATCCAGCCTTCCCCGTGTTATCACAATTATGCCAAAACTATCCCG
The window above is part of the Acidobacteriota bacterium genome. Proteins encoded here:
- a CDS encoding tetratricopeptide repeat protein, producing MTESKNDTLDALWGHGEDSPERRQAFQYFEKAYRFQMEGKLDEAIECYEKSIARYPTAEAHTFLGWTYSFKGDLDRAIAECLNAIEVDPDFGNPYNDIGAYLIEKEDPYSAIPWLKKAMVAKRYECYYYPHYNLGRVREMQRRWLDALHEYDAALDYYPDYESAIKAIRRVQGKVN